Proteins from one Paraburkholderia acidisoli genomic window:
- a CDS encoding response regulator transcription factor, with the protein MSIVEDDESVREAIESLIRSVGWDVLTFDSANAFLNSGAVNQTRCLISDVTMPGMSGIEMHARLLARGYVPPTIFITAYPTASDEATALANGALAYFEKPVDSALILEKVRQALGLP; encoded by the coding sequence GTGTCCATCGTTGAGGACGATGAGTCGGTTCGAGAAGCAATCGAAAGTCTCATCCGTTCGGTGGGATGGGACGTATTGACTTTCGACTCGGCCAACGCATTTCTCAACTCCGGCGCCGTCAATCAAACACGGTGCCTGATCTCGGACGTCACCATGCCGGGCATGTCCGGCATTGAAATGCATGCGCGGCTTCTGGCACGCGGCTATGTACCGCCCACCATCTTCATTACCGCTTATCCTACCGCCAGCGACGAAGCCACGGCGCTCGCCAACGGCGCGCTTGCCTACTTCGAGAAGCCCGTGGACTCCGCCCTGATTCTGGAAAAGGTTCGGCAGGCACTGGGGCTGCCGTAG
- a CDS encoding DUF4148 domain-containing protein — protein MKLPGLVIAMTIAAAYMLPARAFAQTNAPVTRAQVKAELRALEQVGYNPAISEDINYPSDIQAAEARLRATGPVSTPVSSATNRANPVTSPSD, from the coding sequence ATGAAACTGCCCGGTCTCGTTATCGCCATGACAATTGCCGCGGCTTATATGCTGCCTGCGCGCGCCTTCGCACAAACCAACGCACCGGTGACACGCGCGCAGGTGAAGGCCGAACTGCGTGCGCTCGAACAGGTGGGATATAACCCCGCCATTAGCGAAGACATCAACTATCCCTCCGACATTCAGGCGGCCGAAGCACGCCTGCGCGCAACCGGGCCGGTGAGCACGCCGGTCTCCAGCGCAACGAATCGCGCGAACCCGGTAACCTCGCCCAGCGATTGA